The region TTAATTTCAATAAAAAGTATAGCGGAAAGAGAAAGGATGAAATTGGACAACTTGGAGATACGTTAAACGAAATTGCTACTAGGCTTGAAAAAACCATCTACGAATTACAGCTAGAACTTGACAAAGAAAAGCAGTTAGATATTTTGAGAAAAAGCTTCGTTGCACAAGTATCTCATGAGCTTCAAACACCATTATCAGTAATCAAAGGTTATATTGAAGCGCTCGAAGATGGCATAGTGGATACGGATGATGAAAGACAGTATTATTATGAAATAATTGAGGATGAAACCTCGAAAATGAGCAGAATGGTTAAAGAGCTATTAGATCTATCACAGCTTGAGGCGGGCAATTTTAAAATGAAAAAAGAGGCTCTAGATATAACAGATCTATTAGATGAGATTTCTAATAAGTATGAAAAAATTGCATCTGCAAAAAACATATCATGGATTTACAATAATATGAATGAAACGATCATCATTGAAGCGGATCCAATCAGAATAGAGCAAGCAATTACAAATATAATTAACAATGCATTTAAGCATACCGCATCGGATAATAAAATAACAGTTTGGACCAAAAAAGTAGACAAAAAGCTATTCATTACGATAGAAAATCAAGGGGACCTAATACCAGAAAACCAATTAGATTATATTTGGGAAAGTTTTTACAAAGGAAATACAAGTATCAATAAGGGTGGAACAGGGTTAGGATTAGCAATCGCTGCCAACATTTTTAAGTACCATAAAATGGCTTACAGAGCCTATAATATTGAAGAAGGTGTTGCTTTTGAAATAGCTATAACGGTTGAATAATACCGCAGATGTGATTACTTAATCACATCAATAGACATATTAATTTTATAAAGACCAAATTTGAGAAGGCTATCAATTAGTTGGACGAGTGTTTCATTCGACGAGGACGATACTTTCAACATATAGCAGCCTTCTCCGCTAATTCTATGAGCTTCCTTTATTTCATCAGTTACACGTATAAAGTCTACAAATTCACTATGATTCAAGCTTTTCATAAATACAGTAATATAGGCACTTATTGTATGACCTAATTTCTGCTCATTTACTGAGACAGTATAACCTTCAATAATGCCTTTTTTTTCCAATTCTTTCACGCGATTAGAAACTGCTTGTCCTGTTAAATGAACCAAATCGCCTAAATCATTCCATTTCATACGCCCATCTTTTTTAAGATAGGTTATGATATCCAAATCTGTTTTATCAAGCAATGGTTTCGTTCCCCTTTCATAATTCAAGATTTACAATCCATATACTTTTGTGGCACGAAACAAGAAAAGTATATACTTATATTATCATAAAACAATGGAGGTATAAATGATGAAAATACAACTTATTCGGCATGCAATGGTTTTACTAAATTATAATGGTAAAAAAATCTTAACAGATCCAAGCTTTTCATCAAAGGGAAGCATGTCACCTGTTGAATGTGCTGAAAATGAAACATGGAATCCACTTGTAAATTTAACTATGTCAATTGAAGAATTGTCATCGGTGGACGCAATCATGATTACACATATTCACAGAGATCATTTTGATGAAGAGGCTCAAAAACAATTGCCAAAAAATATAACAGTTTTTTGTCAACCAGACGATTATACAAATATTGTAGAAATGGGATTTGAAAAGGTTATAAAAATCGAAGATAGTTATAAATGGGAGGGAATTACGCTAATAAGAACAGAAGGAAAACATGGAAGAGGTGCGGTAGGAAAATTAATGGGAAAGGTATCAGGCTTTGTACTAACGGCAAAGATGGAAACATCTCTTTATATCTCAGGAGATACAATATGGTGTAAAGATGTAAAACATGCACTAAATAAATATAAACCTGATATTTCTCTTTGCTATGCTGGTGCAGCAAGACTTCTGAAGGGAAAGCCCATAACAATGACTTTTGGTGATCTTAAATCAGTATGTAAGCATGCACCATATACAACTGTGATTGCCATTCATATGGACGCATGGAATCACTGCGAACTGACGAGAGAAAAATTAAAGGCACTGATTAATAAATCATCTTACGAGGAGGATATTATCATTCCTCAAGATGGTGAGACCTTGTCATATGATAAAATGAATTTTATTTCGAAGTTTTTTGAGTAATTGAAAAAATAGTATTGGTGTATTATGCATTATTTCAATTGTAAAGAAGAAAGGATATTGGTGAATTATTATTTTTTCGTTGATATATTTTTGAAATAGTGATATATTGTATCCAACATGTCTTTACAGGTGACAAGACAGCGGAGGATCAAATTACGATGCTAAATTATATAGAAGAAATCAAACGTTTAAAAGAAGAGAAAAATGCACACATTTTAGCACATTATTATCAACCAGACGAAGTACAAGAAATAGCAGATTATGTTGGCGATTCCTACTATTTAAGTAAAGTAGGCATGGAATCTAATAAAGAGATCATCGTATTCTGTGGTGTAAGCTTCATGGCAGAGAGTGCAAAAATACTATCACCTCATAAAAAGGTGCTTCTTCCAAACCTGGAAGCCAAATGCTCTATGGTAGAATTGGCTACAAAGGAAAATGTACAAAAGATGAAGGATAAGTATCCTAATGCCAAGTTGGTAAGTTATATTAACTCATCGACAGACGTCAAGTCCATATCAGATGCTTGCTGTACTTCTTCAAACGCATTAAAAATAGTACAAAACATTGATGCAGATGAGATTATTTTTGTTCCAGATAGGAATTTAGGGGAATACATACAAGAACAAGTACCAAATAAAAAACTAATTTTATGGGATGGGTTTTGCTGTGTACATCAAAGAATAAAAGCAGAAGAAATAATAAAATATAAAGAAAGCCTAAGTTATGCAACCCAAGTATTGGTTCATCCAGAGTGTAATAAAGAGGCTAGAGCTACAGCTGATTACATTGGCAGCACCGGTCAAATCATAGAATATGCGGGAAAGAGTGATGCAAGTGATTTTATTATAGTTACTGAGGACGGCATACTATATCAATTAAACAAACAATACTCCAATAAGAAATTTCACAATTTAAATATTATATGTCAACCTATGAAACGAATTACCTTAAAGGATATTTATGACAGTCTAATGCAAGAAAAGCATGAGATTTTTCTAGAGGAAGAAACTAGAATGCAAGCTTATAAAGCTTTGATGAAAATGCATGAGCTGGGTAAGTAATAGGATCGAATATAAAGAAACAACTAGAAGGTGAAGAAATGAATGGAGATATTGATGTTATAATAGTCGGTACAGGCCTTGCAGGACTATACTGTGCGATGCATCTTAGAGAAGATTTGAAGGTTGTTTTACTGACTAATTCAAAAACAAAAGATTGTAATACATATCTTGCACAAGGTGGAATAACGACTGTGTTAGATGAAGAGGACAAATCACTTTTTGTTGAAGATACATTAAAAGCGGGAATGTATAAAAATGTTAAGGAAGCGGTTGAAACCGTAGCAAATGAAGCGATGGATAACATTTTAACACTCAAAGAAATTGGTGTAGCCTTCGATGAGAAAGGAAATGGTTTCGATTATACCTCAGAGGGAGGCCATAGTGTCAATCGGATTGTACATTGTGCTGATTTAACCGGTAAAAGAGTTTTTGAAACGGTACTAGGATATGTACAAAAAAAGAAAAATATTTCGATATATGAAGACATTGCTCTGGTTGATATAATTGTTGAAGAGGATACCTGTAAAGGGGTACTTATATTAAAAGACAACGAACCACAAGCAATCTATAGTAAGAGGACCGTACTTGCTACGGGAGGTATCGGTGGTCTATTTAAAAGGTCAACGAATCAAAGGGATCTTAAGGGTGTTGCTACTGCAATTGCTATTAGACACGGTATAGAAATAAAAGATACAGAATGTATTCAATATCATCCAACAGGGTTATATGATCCGGACCATAGAGAAAAACATTTTCTAATTTCCGAATCCTTACGAGGAGAAGGAGCTAAGTTAATTAACATACAAGGCAATCGGTTTATAGATGAATTATTACCTAGAAATGTAGTTACAAAAGCAATGCTAGAGGAACAGAAAGTAACGAATAGTGAATTTCAATATTTAGATATCTCATTTAAAGATGAAAAATATTTGAAAAATAGGTTCCCCCTCATTTATAATGAATGTAAGGAGCGGGGGATTGATATCACGAAAGGACCTATACCAGTAACACCTGTACAACATTATGCTATGGGTGGTATCGGGGTTAATCTGGATTCTCAAACATCGATGCAAAACTTATATGCATGTGGGGAATGTAGCTGTACAGGGCTTCATGGAGCAAATAGGATGGCAAGTAATTCCTTGCTAGAGGCATTGGTATTTTCAAGACGAGCTGCTCTGCAAATAAATATTAAAATAAATGAAGCAGATAACAAATATATGAAAACTCCTATTTTAATAGATAGAGATCAGGTTCAAGTTTTACTGAAACAAAATGAAGAAATTATTATTGAGCATATAAAAAAAGTTAGAGGAGATTTAATTTATGAATTGGTTGAATATTGATGAATTATTAATCAAGGCGATTAATGAAGATGCTCTGTATGGGGATATTACTACGAGTTCAATCGTAGATAAGAACAGTAAGAGTAGTGTGGACTTAATTGTAAAAGAAGAAGGAATTATTGCTGGGTTAGATGTTTTTAAAAGAGTTTTTGAGTTGTTAGGTGATGTAGAAGTTGAAACGCATGTAAAAGATGGGGACAAAGTATCTCCTTCTCAAGTAATTGGAAAGCTTAGAGGCTCAACTCATAATATTTTAGTAGGTGAAAGACTGGCATTAAATCTTATTCAAAGAATGAGTGGAATAGCTACTACTACGAATAAACTTGTTGAGTTAGTTAAAGATACGAATACAAAAGTATTAGATACTAGAAAGACCACTCCAAACTTAAGAATGCTTGAAAAATATGCAGTAAAAGTTGGAGGAGGTTCTAATCACAGATATAATCTTTCGGATGGTGTTTTGATTAAGGATAATCATATTGGTGCAGCAGGTGGAATTAAAAATGCCGTAGATAAGGTGAGAGCTCAAGTATCTTTTGTAAGAAAAATCGAAGTAGAAACAGAAAGCTTAGAACAAGTACAAGAAGCCCTTGACGCAGGCGCAGATATCATTATGCTTGATAATATGACCACAAATATAATGAAACAAGCGGTAGAATTAATTGGTAAAAGAGCTTTAACGGAGGCTTCAGGCAATGTAAATAGTTCAAATATTAAAGAAATTGCTGATACAGGGGTTGATTTTATATCTATAGGTATGTTAACTCATTCTGTTTCATCATTAGACATTAGCATGAAAAATTTAGTCATTGAATAAAAAAAATAAGGAAGGTGAAGTGTTTGGAAGGAAAAGCTAGAAGAGATGCTATAGTAAAAGAATTGTTTCATCAAAAAGATCCTGTTACAGGCACCTCACTTGCTAAGAAGTATGGTGTTAGCAGACAAGTTATTGTTCAAGATATTGCATTGTTAAGAGCGCAAGGAGTAAATGTGGTTTCAACAGCGGAAGGGTACATGCCATCTATAGTAAAAGAAGAGACATTTAAGCGAGCGTTTTCAGTTAAGCATTCAATCAGTCAAATTGAGGACGAATTAAATACCATTGTAGATATTGGGGGCAATGTTATGAATGTCATTGTTAGCCATCCAATTTATGGGGAAATATCAGTTGATATGATGATAAGTTCAAGAAGAAGTGTAGCAAAGTTTATGGAAAAGTTAAAAGACAAGGATTTTGTACCGCTAATGAATTTAACTGGTGGAGATCATATACATATTATAGAAGCAGAAGATGATGAAACGCTAGATGAAATTGAAAGAGAATTATCAATAAAAGGATATTTGATTTAACCGAATGGAAGCGAAACTTGCATTCGGTGCATAACTGTAGCGAATGCGGAGGTTTTGTAACATTAAATCATAAATAGAAAAAGGCTTCGTCTCACATTTATGAGGCAAAGCCTTTTTTTTATTTTATGGTATACGTTGCGGTATATTCTTTACTATAAGTCCAGAAGTCATAAATGACGGCTCTAAGATTATACTCTCCTTGCGTTAACTCGATACCATGGTCAGGGTAATAATAAATACCATTATCAATCGGATCCGAACCATCCAATGTATATAAAACATCGTTATTCATAGGATCAAATCCAGAGAAGTAAATTGTATAGGGACCGGTATATGTACCACTATCTGCACTTGCAGTTGGAGCTGGAGCAGCTTCAACAATATAATCAGTAATTCCTTCAGCGCTAAATAACCCACTTGAAGAATCGTAAATAACTGCTTTTAATTCATAGTGTCCAGTTGGCAAATATACGCCGTCCTCAGGGTAGTAGGATAAACCATTTGTTTTTGGATCTGTACCATCTGAAGTATAGTATATAGTTTGAGTATTGGCATTGAACCCTTTAAAAGTTACAACAAGTGGTGAAGGATATGTTCCACTAATTGGATCTACACTTGGCGCATCTGGTATGTCCGCAATATTTACAAAAGCAGTGCTTTCTTCGCCTTTAATACCATATTTGTTTATTGCAGCAACAGTTAAAGTAAAGGAGCCTTCCGTGTCAAATACAATACCTTTTTTGTACAATTTATCTGTTGCAGTCACCTTCTTTTCATTTAAGTTATAATAGACATTAACTCCTTTTGGAACATCAATTTCTTGGGTAGAATCAACGGTATAGGACATGTAATCCATATTTGATATATCTATTTTGGGTGGTTGTACCTTTTCATACCAGGAACCTAAGCCACCTTCTTCCTTAACGATATCATCTGCATATTCTTGATATTCTTCAATTACAGCAGCATAATCATCGTCTTTATCATCATAATTTTCTTCAATTATTCCAAACAATTCTTCTAAGGTATCCTCTGCATCCTTATATTCATCATCCTTGATTTGGGCTTTGATTTTTCCGTACCAAGCTTCATAATTTGTCTCGTCCTTCTCAATCAGCTCTTCAAATACTTCAATTGCTTCAATGTATTTCTTTTCACTGAGTAGCTTTTTGCCTTTTTCAACAGTAGCTCCACCACAAGATGTAAATAGTAAAACAAATGAAAGGATTACGACTACAACTATTTTCTTCATCTTGAAACCTCCAAAATTTTTATCCTATAATAGTATAGCAGGAATGTTATTCGTAATTAAAGTGGGCTTTCCTGTCATGTTCAGTGCAAAGCCACTTAATTCTTTATAATCCCTGTATATGCAATTGGAAAAGCGGCAGAAAGTGATTGGTGCGTAGCCGGTTTTCTTTATTTAATTATAGGATAATTTGAAAAAGTTGTCAATTTATGGGACGATTAAATGTTGCTTATGATACAGAATATTTGTAATTTGTAAAAGCACGTCTTAAGCCAATTACAATGAAGTCAGCCATTTCCATAACGGTATTTAAACGTGTGTTTTGCAATACCTTCATATCCATAAAGCCGCTGAAATTTACGATGCCAGTAATATAAATGTCCCCAACAGGAGGAAGTACCTTATTCACGCCAGAACCTGGGGAGAGGGAACCTTCGCCTAAATTAACCAATCCAATATGATTGGTTTTTCCTAAGCAAGCATCGATGGCAATGATTAAAGAATTTCGATGCACTTTTTCTATGTGAAGAACTGTCTCTTCAATATTCTTCGCATGAATTGGATCAGATAGCGTGCCATAGATGATAATATTTTCAAAAGAAAAGCTCTTGAGCTTATAACCAATGATAGGGCCTAAACAATCTCCAGTTGCTCTATCAGTACCAATGCATAATACAACAATGGGGTGATGACCGGTATTCTTTTGCTTAATTAATAATGTAAGTGCATTTGTAAATTGGTGAATAGAAGTTTTATCTTTTGTGTTAAAATATAGACTTTTAGTTGCTTCAGCTAATTTCATTAATGAACCTCCAATAGGATAACTG is a window of Firmicutes bacterium HGW-Firmicutes-1 DNA encoding:
- a CDS encoding transcriptional regulator — translated: MLDKTDLDIITYLKKDGRMKWNDLGDLVHLTGQAVSNRVKELEKKGIIEGYTVSVNEQKLGHTISAYITVFMKSLNHSEFVDFIRVTDEIKEAHRISGEGCYMLKVSSSSNETLVQLIDSLLKFGLYKINMSIDVIK
- a CDS encoding quinolinate synthase: MLNYIEEIKRLKEEKNAHILAHYYQPDEVQEIADYVGDSYYLSKVGMESNKEIIVFCGVSFMAESAKILSPHKKVLLPNLEAKCSMVELATKENVQKMKDKYPNAKLVSYINSSTDVKSISDACCTSSNALKIVQNIDADEIIFVPDRNLGEYIQEQVPNKKLILWDGFCCVHQRIKAEEIIKYKESLSYATQVLVHPECNKEARATADYIGSTGQIIEYAGKSDASDFIIVTEDGILYQLNKQYSNKKFHNLNIICQPMKRITLKDIYDSLMQEKHEIFLEEETRMQAYKALMKMHELGK
- a CDS encoding L-aspartate oxidase, which encodes MNGDIDVIIVGTGLAGLYCAMHLREDLKVVLLTNSKTKDCNTYLAQGGITTVLDEEDKSLFVEDTLKAGMYKNVKEAVETVANEAMDNILTLKEIGVAFDEKGNGFDYTSEGGHSVNRIVHCADLTGKRVFETVLGYVQKKKNISIYEDIALVDIIVEEDTCKGVLILKDNEPQAIYSKRTVLATGGIGGLFKRSTNQRDLKGVATAIAIRHGIEIKDTECIQYHPTGLYDPDHREKHFLISESLRGEGAKLINIQGNRFIDELLPRNVVTKAMLEEQKVTNSEFQYLDISFKDEKYLKNRFPLIYNECKERGIDITKGPIPVTPVQHYAMGGIGVNLDSQTSMQNLYACGECSCTGLHGANRMASNSLLEALVFSRRAALQINIKINEADNKYMKTPILIDRDQVQVLLKQNEEIIIEHIKKVRGDLIYELVEY
- the nadC gene encoding nicotinate-nucleotide diphosphorylase (carboxylating), with the protein product MNWLNIDELLIKAINEDALYGDITTSSIVDKNSKSSVDLIVKEEGIIAGLDVFKRVFELLGDVEVETHVKDGDKVSPSQVIGKLRGSTHNILVGERLALNLIQRMSGIATTTNKLVELVKDTNTKVLDTRKTTPNLRMLEKYAVKVGGGSNHRYNLSDGVLIKDNHIGAAGGIKNAVDKVRAQVSFVRKIEVETESLEQVQEALDAGADIIMLDNMTTNIMKQAVELIGKRALTEASGNVNSSNIKEIADTGVDFISIGMLTHSVSSLDISMKNLVIE
- a CDS encoding transcription repressor NadR → MEGKARRDAIVKELFHQKDPVTGTSLAKKYGVSRQVIVQDIALLRAQGVNVVSTAEGYMPSIVKEETFKRAFSVKHSISQIEDELNTIVDIGGNVMNVIVSHPIYGEISVDMMISSRRSVAKFMEKLKDKDFVPLMNLTGGDHIHIIEAEDDETLDEIERELSIKGYLI
- the yyaC gene encoding spore protease YyaC codes for the protein MKLAEATKSLYFNTKDKTSIHQFTNALTLLIKQKNTGHHPIVVLCIGTDRATGDCLGPIIGYKLKSFSFENIIIYGTLSDPIHAKNIEETVLHIEKVHRNSLIIAIDACLGKTNHIGLVNLGEGSLSPGSGVNKVLPPVGDIYITGIVNFSGFMDMKVLQNTRLNTVMEMADFIVIGLRRAFTNYKYSVS